From Hydra vulgaris chromosome 07, alternate assembly HydraT2T_AEP, a single genomic window includes:
- the LOC100201729 gene encoding LIM and SH3 domain protein 1: protein MNPKCYRCDKTVYPVEKLNCLDKIWHKGCFNCEVCHMTLSMKTYQGYEKLPYCNTHYPSTKFTAVADTPENLRIKKNTTNQSTIVYHKEFEQEKGKYTAVADDPETTRVKKTQNQASSVKYQQRIEPLAAQVDSEGSRPAASNTSSRKVSEPAAPPPSSGGPKYIALYDYTAADDDEVSFQEGDIIINGEIIDDGWMSGTVKRTGETGMLPSNYVEPQ, encoded by the exons ATGAATCCGAAGTGTTATAGATGTGATAAAACAGTTTATCctgttgaaaaattaaattgcttagATAAAATATGGCACAAAGGTTGTTTTAATTGCGAAGTGTGCCACATGACTTTGAGCATGAAAACTTACCAAGGCTATGAAAAATTACCTTATTGTAACACGCATTATCCTTCAACAAAATTTACTGCAGTTGCCGATACTCCtgaaaatttaagaataaaaaaaaatacaacgaATCAAAGTACAATTGTTTATCACAAAGAGTTTGAGCAGGAAAAGGGGAAGTACACTGCTGTTGCAGATGATCCAGAAACCACTAGagttaaaaaaactcaaaatcaaGCAAGTTCTGTGAAATATCAACAAAGAA TTGAACCTTTGGCTGCACAAGTTGATTCAGAGGGAAGTAGGCCGGCTGCCTCTAACACTAGCAGTCGCAAAGTGTCAGAACCTGCAGCACCTCCACCATCCTCAGGAGGCCCAAAATATATTGCTCTTTATGACTACACTGCTGCAGATGATGATGAg GTCTCTTTTCAAGAAGGCGACATAATTATTAACGGAGAAATTATCGACGATGGCTGGATGAGCGGTACTGTTAAAAGAACAGGGGAGACGGGAATGTTACCTTCTAATTACGTTGAACCGCAGTAA